A portion of the Echeneis naucrates chromosome 5, fEcheNa1.1, whole genome shotgun sequence genome contains these proteins:
- the ncoa5 gene encoding nuclear receptor coactivator 5 isoform X5 has product MSRRRSRSASPGRYSRSCSSNDPRDLERRIFVGNLPTSDMEKKDLEDLFSPYGKIVGVSMFRGFGFVQFERIEEAEAAKAAQKGRIYKGYKIDVNMAVERRQAKPQSQQSPPRRTTYGSYGESKEPRGRSRSPVYGREGRDGREPRDSRDGRDSGREPRPGGHSRDHDYRYRGSEGRDKDSRGDPRDPAYREYYDRYYRSGSGAEDYYRRKEEPYRDPYRDPWNGRREPEADDRARPEERRRNELYRQYYEELQRRYDTDRPVDCSVIVVNKAQNREYAETVGRKVRDLGMVVDLIFLNTEVSLTQALEDVGRARTPFAIIITQQHQVHRSCTVNILFGTPQEHRNMPMQDAMMLVAHNYDAYKAENREKECEEIARKAAKMADDVLLRELDRESHPISVLTAITLLSENRFVTPEELDSLIAYLKDKRARLVRGTADPLSAAVHAPAPAEVPSSAAGLPPSSHSALSAPQPSHLGLGAGSSAPANPNHQQELQAKILSLFNSGSGASAGSGGLPSATSQLQVYSSHGPPPSQNPPRPAMPNPLQAGSQAYSAPSGRMPVAPGGQRPPTAASGINFDNPSVQKALDTLIHSGPSLNHLVAAGASQATPRPAPGLGQAPSMPMYPRHY; this is encoded by the exons ATGTCTCGCCGAAGAAGCCGCAGCGCCTCACCGGGGCGTTATTCACGTTCCTGCAGCAGTAATGACCCCAGAGATTTGGAGAGAAGGATTTTTGTCGGGAATTTGCCGACCTCGGACATGGAAAAGAAGGATTTGGAAGACCTGTTCAGTCCATACGGGAAAATAGTCG GCGTATCCATGTTTCGTGGGTTTGGATTTGTACAATTTGAACGCATTGAGGAAGCCGAAGCTGCAAAGGCGGCCCAAAAGGGCCGAATATATAAAGGTTATAAAATAG atgtAAATATGGCAGTGGAGAGACGGCAAGCTAAACCTCAATCCCAGCAGAGCCCTCCACGAAG GACCACGTACGGCAGTTATGGTGAGAGCAAAGAACCCCGGGGTCGGTCTCGTTCACCTGTGTACGGACGCGAAGGACGTGATGGACGCGAACCTCGGGACAGCCGTGATGGGAGGGACTCGGGGAGGGAGCCGAGGCCAGGCGGCCACTCTCGAGACCACGATTACAGATACCGTGGATCAGAGGGCAGAGACAAGGATTCCCGAGGTGATCCTCGGGATCCAGCATACAG AGAGTACTATGACAGATACTACCGCAGTGGCAGCGGTGCAGAGGACTATTACCGGAGGAAGGAGGAACCCTACAGGGACCCTTACAGAGACCCCTGGAATGGACGCAGAGAGCCAGAGG CTGATGATCGTGCTCGACCAGAGGAGCGTCGGCGTAATGAGCTGTATCGACAATATTATGAAGAACTCCAACGGCGCTACGACACCGACCGTCCCGTCGACTGCTCTGTGATTGTTGTCAACAAAGCACAAAA TAGGGAGTATGCTGAGACGGTTGGGCGGAAGGTCCGGGATCTGGGCATGGTGGTGGATCTGATTTTTCTCAACACAGAAGTGTCACTGACGCAGGCTCTGGAGGACGTAGGCCGAGCCCGCACTCCCTTTGCTATCATCATTACCCAGCAGCACCAGGTCCACCGGTCCTGCACTGTCAACATCTTGTTTGGCACCCCACAAG AGCATCGAAACATGCCAATGCAGGACGCCATGATGCTGGTTGCCCACAACTATGATGCCTACAAGGCAGAAAACCGTGAAAAGGAATGTGAGGAGATTGCCAGAAAGGCTGCCAAGATGGCTGATGACGTTTTACTCAGGGAGCTTGACAGAGAGAGCCACCCCATTTCTGTGCTCACTGCCATCACGCTGCTGTCTGAAAACAG ATTTGTAACTCCTGAGGAGCTGGACAGTCTCATTGCGTACTTGAAGGACAAAAGAGCCCGGCTGGTGCGAGGCACCGCTGACCCTCTTTCAG ctgcagttcaTGCTCCAGCTCCTGCGGAGGTTCCATCGTCGGCTGCTGGACTTCCTCCTTCGTCCCATTCTGCTCTCTCAGCCCCACAGCCGAGCCACCTCGGCCTGGGTGCCGGTTCCAGCGCCCCTGCTAACCCCAACCATcagcaggagctgcaggctAAAATCCTCAGCCTGTTTAACAGCGGCAGCGGAGCGTCAGCAGGCAGCGGTGGGTTGCCGTCTGCCACCTCCCAGTTGCAGGTCTACAGTTCCCACGGTCCACCTCCTTCCCAGAATCCTCCCCGCCCAGCCATGCCCAACCCTCTCCAGGCCGGATCCCAGGCTTACAGCGCCCCATCGGGCCGCATGCCTGTTGCTCCGGGTGGTCAAAGACCCCCCACCGCCGCTTCAGGTATCAATTTTGACAACCCGAGTGTCCAGAAAGCTCTCGACACCCTCATTCACAGTGGACCGTCTCTTAACCACCTGGTGGCTGCGGGCGCCTCCCAGGCCACCCCGAGACCAGCACCTGGTCTGGGCCAGGCGCCATCTATGCCCATGTACCCCCGACACTACTGA
- the ncoa5 gene encoding nuclear receptor coactivator 5 isoform X6 codes for MSRRRSRSASPGRYSRSCSSNDPRDLERRIFVGNLPTSDMEKKDLEDLFSPYGKIVDVNMAVERRQAKPQSQQSPPRRTTYGSYGESKEPRGRSRSPVYGREGRDGREPRDSRDGRDSGREPRPGGHSRDHDYRYRGSEGRDKDSRGDPRDPAYSREYYDRYYRSGSGAEDYYRRKEEPYRDPYRDPWNGRREPEAADDRARPEERRRNELYRQYYEELQRRYDTDRPVDCSVIVVNKAQNREYAETVGRKVRDLGMVVDLIFLNTEVSLTQALEDVGRARTPFAIIITQQHQVHRSCTVNILFGTPQEHRNMPMQDAMMLVAHNYDAYKAENREKECEEIARKAAKMADDVLLRELDRESHPISVLTAITLLSENRFVTPEELDSLIAYLKDKRARLVRGTADPLSAAVHAPAPAEVPSSAAGLPPSSHSALSAPQPSHLGLGAGSSAPANPNHQQELQAKILSLFNSGSGASAGSGGLPSATSQLQVYSSHGPPPSQNPPRPAMPNPLQAGSQAYSAPSGRMPVAPGGQRPPTAASGINFDNPSVQKALDTLIHSGPSLNHLVAAGASQATPRPAPGLGQAPSMPMYPRHY; via the exons ATGTCTCGCCGAAGAAGCCGCAGCGCCTCACCGGGGCGTTATTCACGTTCCTGCAGCAGTAATGACCCCAGAGATTTGGAGAGAAGGATTTTTGTCGGGAATTTGCCGACCTCGGACATGGAAAAGAAGGATTTGGAAGACCTGTTCAGTCCATACGGGAAAATAGTCG atgtAAATATGGCAGTGGAGAGACGGCAAGCTAAACCTCAATCCCAGCAGAGCCCTCCACGAAG GACCACGTACGGCAGTTATGGTGAGAGCAAAGAACCCCGGGGTCGGTCTCGTTCACCTGTGTACGGACGCGAAGGACGTGATGGACGCGAACCTCGGGACAGCCGTGATGGGAGGGACTCGGGGAGGGAGCCGAGGCCAGGCGGCCACTCTCGAGACCACGATTACAGATACCGTGGATCAGAGGGCAGAGACAAGGATTCCCGAGGTGATCCTCGGGATCCAGCATACAG CAGAGAGTACTATGACAGATACTACCGCAGTGGCAGCGGTGCAGAGGACTATTACCGGAGGAAGGAGGAACCCTACAGGGACCCTTACAGAGACCCCTGGAATGGACGCAGAGAGCCAGAGG CAGCTGATGATCGTGCTCGACCAGAGGAGCGTCGGCGTAATGAGCTGTATCGACAATATTATGAAGAACTCCAACGGCGCTACGACACCGACCGTCCCGTCGACTGCTCTGTGATTGTTGTCAACAAAGCACAAAA TAGGGAGTATGCTGAGACGGTTGGGCGGAAGGTCCGGGATCTGGGCATGGTGGTGGATCTGATTTTTCTCAACACAGAAGTGTCACTGACGCAGGCTCTGGAGGACGTAGGCCGAGCCCGCACTCCCTTTGCTATCATCATTACCCAGCAGCACCAGGTCCACCGGTCCTGCACTGTCAACATCTTGTTTGGCACCCCACAAG AGCATCGAAACATGCCAATGCAGGACGCCATGATGCTGGTTGCCCACAACTATGATGCCTACAAGGCAGAAAACCGTGAAAAGGAATGTGAGGAGATTGCCAGAAAGGCTGCCAAGATGGCTGATGACGTTTTACTCAGGGAGCTTGACAGAGAGAGCCACCCCATTTCTGTGCTCACTGCCATCACGCTGCTGTCTGAAAACAG ATTTGTAACTCCTGAGGAGCTGGACAGTCTCATTGCGTACTTGAAGGACAAAAGAGCCCGGCTGGTGCGAGGCACCGCTGACCCTCTTTCAG ctgcagttcaTGCTCCAGCTCCTGCGGAGGTTCCATCGTCGGCTGCTGGACTTCCTCCTTCGTCCCATTCTGCTCTCTCAGCCCCACAGCCGAGCCACCTCGGCCTGGGTGCCGGTTCCAGCGCCCCTGCTAACCCCAACCATcagcaggagctgcaggctAAAATCCTCAGCCTGTTTAACAGCGGCAGCGGAGCGTCAGCAGGCAGCGGTGGGTTGCCGTCTGCCACCTCCCAGTTGCAGGTCTACAGTTCCCACGGTCCACCTCCTTCCCAGAATCCTCCCCGCCCAGCCATGCCCAACCCTCTCCAGGCCGGATCCCAGGCTTACAGCGCCCCATCGGGCCGCATGCCTGTTGCTCCGGGTGGTCAAAGACCCCCCACCGCCGCTTCAGGTATCAATTTTGACAACCCGAGTGTCCAGAAAGCTCTCGACACCCTCATTCACAGTGGACCGTCTCTTAACCACCTGGTGGCTGCGGGCGCCTCCCAGGCCACCCCGAGACCAGCACCTGGTCTGGGCCAGGCGCCATCTATGCCCATGTACCCCCGACACTACTGA
- the ncoa5 gene encoding nuclear receptor coactivator 5 isoform X4, whose protein sequence is MSRRRSRSASPGRYSRSCSSNDPRDLERRIFVGNLPTSDMEKKDLEDLFSPYGKIVGVSMFRGFGFVQFERIEEAEAAKAAQKGRIYKGYKIDVNMAVERRQAKPQSQQSPPRRTTYGSYGESKEPRGRSRSPVYGREGRDGREPRDSRDGRDSGREPRPGGHSRDHDYRYRGSEGRDKDSRGDPRDPAYREYYDRYYRSGSGAEDYYRRKEEPYRDPYRDPWNGRREPEAADDRARPEERRRNELYRQYYEELQRRYDTDRPVDCSVIVVNKAQNREYAETVGRKVRDLGMVVDLIFLNTEVSLTQALEDVGRARTPFAIIITQQHQVHRSCTVNILFGTPQEHRNMPMQDAMMLVAHNYDAYKAENREKECEEIARKAAKMADDVLLRELDRESHPISVLTAITLLSENRFVTPEELDSLIAYLKDKRARLVRGTADPLSAAVHAPAPAEVPSSAAGLPPSSHSALSAPQPSHLGLGAGSSAPANPNHQQELQAKILSLFNSGSGASAGSGGLPSATSQLQVYSSHGPPPSQNPPRPAMPNPLQAGSQAYSAPSGRMPVAPGGQRPPTAASGINFDNPSVQKALDTLIHSGPSLNHLVAAGASQATPRPAPGLGQAPSMPMYPRHY, encoded by the exons ATGTCTCGCCGAAGAAGCCGCAGCGCCTCACCGGGGCGTTATTCACGTTCCTGCAGCAGTAATGACCCCAGAGATTTGGAGAGAAGGATTTTTGTCGGGAATTTGCCGACCTCGGACATGGAAAAGAAGGATTTGGAAGACCTGTTCAGTCCATACGGGAAAATAGTCG GCGTATCCATGTTTCGTGGGTTTGGATTTGTACAATTTGAACGCATTGAGGAAGCCGAAGCTGCAAAGGCGGCCCAAAAGGGCCGAATATATAAAGGTTATAAAATAG atgtAAATATGGCAGTGGAGAGACGGCAAGCTAAACCTCAATCCCAGCAGAGCCCTCCACGAAG GACCACGTACGGCAGTTATGGTGAGAGCAAAGAACCCCGGGGTCGGTCTCGTTCACCTGTGTACGGACGCGAAGGACGTGATGGACGCGAACCTCGGGACAGCCGTGATGGGAGGGACTCGGGGAGGGAGCCGAGGCCAGGCGGCCACTCTCGAGACCACGATTACAGATACCGTGGATCAGAGGGCAGAGACAAGGATTCCCGAGGTGATCCTCGGGATCCAGCATACAG AGAGTACTATGACAGATACTACCGCAGTGGCAGCGGTGCAGAGGACTATTACCGGAGGAAGGAGGAACCCTACAGGGACCCTTACAGAGACCCCTGGAATGGACGCAGAGAGCCAGAGG CAGCTGATGATCGTGCTCGACCAGAGGAGCGTCGGCGTAATGAGCTGTATCGACAATATTATGAAGAACTCCAACGGCGCTACGACACCGACCGTCCCGTCGACTGCTCTGTGATTGTTGTCAACAAAGCACAAAA TAGGGAGTATGCTGAGACGGTTGGGCGGAAGGTCCGGGATCTGGGCATGGTGGTGGATCTGATTTTTCTCAACACAGAAGTGTCACTGACGCAGGCTCTGGAGGACGTAGGCCGAGCCCGCACTCCCTTTGCTATCATCATTACCCAGCAGCACCAGGTCCACCGGTCCTGCACTGTCAACATCTTGTTTGGCACCCCACAAG AGCATCGAAACATGCCAATGCAGGACGCCATGATGCTGGTTGCCCACAACTATGATGCCTACAAGGCAGAAAACCGTGAAAAGGAATGTGAGGAGATTGCCAGAAAGGCTGCCAAGATGGCTGATGACGTTTTACTCAGGGAGCTTGACAGAGAGAGCCACCCCATTTCTGTGCTCACTGCCATCACGCTGCTGTCTGAAAACAG ATTTGTAACTCCTGAGGAGCTGGACAGTCTCATTGCGTACTTGAAGGACAAAAGAGCCCGGCTGGTGCGAGGCACCGCTGACCCTCTTTCAG ctgcagttcaTGCTCCAGCTCCTGCGGAGGTTCCATCGTCGGCTGCTGGACTTCCTCCTTCGTCCCATTCTGCTCTCTCAGCCCCACAGCCGAGCCACCTCGGCCTGGGTGCCGGTTCCAGCGCCCCTGCTAACCCCAACCATcagcaggagctgcaggctAAAATCCTCAGCCTGTTTAACAGCGGCAGCGGAGCGTCAGCAGGCAGCGGTGGGTTGCCGTCTGCCACCTCCCAGTTGCAGGTCTACAGTTCCCACGGTCCACCTCCTTCCCAGAATCCTCCCCGCCCAGCCATGCCCAACCCTCTCCAGGCCGGATCCCAGGCTTACAGCGCCCCATCGGGCCGCATGCCTGTTGCTCCGGGTGGTCAAAGACCCCCCACCGCCGCTTCAGGTATCAATTTTGACAACCCGAGTGTCCAGAAAGCTCTCGACACCCTCATTCACAGTGGACCGTCTCTTAACCACCTGGTGGCTGCGGGCGCCTCCCAGGCCACCCCGAGACCAGCACCTGGTCTGGGCCAGGCGCCATCTATGCCCATGTACCCCCGACACTACTGA
- the ncoa5 gene encoding nuclear receptor coactivator 5 isoform X1, translated as MSRRRSRSASPGRYSRSCSSNDPRDLERRIFVGNLPTSDMEKKDLEDLFSPYGKIVGVSMFRGFGFVQFERIEEAEAAKAAQKGRIYKGYKIDVNMAVERRQAKPQSQQSPPRRTTYGSYGESKEPRGRSRSPVYGREGRDGREPRDSRDGRDSGREPRPGGHSRDHDYRYRGSEGRDKDSRGDPRDPAYSREYYDRYYRSGSGAEDYYRRKEEPYRDPYRDPWNGRREPEAADDRARPEERRRNELYRQYYEELQRRYDTDRPVDCSVIVVNKAQNREYAETVGRKVRDLGMVVDLIFLNTEVSLTQALEDVGRARTPFAIIITQQHQVHRSCTVNILFGTPQEHRNMPMQDAMMLVAHNYDAYKAENREKECEEIARKAAKMADDVLLRELDRESHPISVLTAITLLSENRFVTPEELDSLIAYLKDKRARLVRGTADPLSAAVHAPAPAEVPSSAAGLPPSSHSALSAPQPSHLGLGAGSSAPANPNHQQELQAKILSLFNSGSGASAGSGGLPSATSQLQVYSSHGPPPSQNPPRPAMPNPLQAGSQAYSAPSGRMPVAPGGQRPPTAASGINFDNPSVQKALDTLIHSGPSLNHLVAAGASQATPRPAPGLGQAPSMPMYPRHY; from the exons ATGTCTCGCCGAAGAAGCCGCAGCGCCTCACCGGGGCGTTATTCACGTTCCTGCAGCAGTAATGACCCCAGAGATTTGGAGAGAAGGATTTTTGTCGGGAATTTGCCGACCTCGGACATGGAAAAGAAGGATTTGGAAGACCTGTTCAGTCCATACGGGAAAATAGTCG GCGTATCCATGTTTCGTGGGTTTGGATTTGTACAATTTGAACGCATTGAGGAAGCCGAAGCTGCAAAGGCGGCCCAAAAGGGCCGAATATATAAAGGTTATAAAATAG atgtAAATATGGCAGTGGAGAGACGGCAAGCTAAACCTCAATCCCAGCAGAGCCCTCCACGAAG GACCACGTACGGCAGTTATGGTGAGAGCAAAGAACCCCGGGGTCGGTCTCGTTCACCTGTGTACGGACGCGAAGGACGTGATGGACGCGAACCTCGGGACAGCCGTGATGGGAGGGACTCGGGGAGGGAGCCGAGGCCAGGCGGCCACTCTCGAGACCACGATTACAGATACCGTGGATCAGAGGGCAGAGACAAGGATTCCCGAGGTGATCCTCGGGATCCAGCATACAG CAGAGAGTACTATGACAGATACTACCGCAGTGGCAGCGGTGCAGAGGACTATTACCGGAGGAAGGAGGAACCCTACAGGGACCCTTACAGAGACCCCTGGAATGGACGCAGAGAGCCAGAGG CAGCTGATGATCGTGCTCGACCAGAGGAGCGTCGGCGTAATGAGCTGTATCGACAATATTATGAAGAACTCCAACGGCGCTACGACACCGACCGTCCCGTCGACTGCTCTGTGATTGTTGTCAACAAAGCACAAAA TAGGGAGTATGCTGAGACGGTTGGGCGGAAGGTCCGGGATCTGGGCATGGTGGTGGATCTGATTTTTCTCAACACAGAAGTGTCACTGACGCAGGCTCTGGAGGACGTAGGCCGAGCCCGCACTCCCTTTGCTATCATCATTACCCAGCAGCACCAGGTCCACCGGTCCTGCACTGTCAACATCTTGTTTGGCACCCCACAAG AGCATCGAAACATGCCAATGCAGGACGCCATGATGCTGGTTGCCCACAACTATGATGCCTACAAGGCAGAAAACCGTGAAAAGGAATGTGAGGAGATTGCCAGAAAGGCTGCCAAGATGGCTGATGACGTTTTACTCAGGGAGCTTGACAGAGAGAGCCACCCCATTTCTGTGCTCACTGCCATCACGCTGCTGTCTGAAAACAG ATTTGTAACTCCTGAGGAGCTGGACAGTCTCATTGCGTACTTGAAGGACAAAAGAGCCCGGCTGGTGCGAGGCACCGCTGACCCTCTTTCAG ctgcagttcaTGCTCCAGCTCCTGCGGAGGTTCCATCGTCGGCTGCTGGACTTCCTCCTTCGTCCCATTCTGCTCTCTCAGCCCCACAGCCGAGCCACCTCGGCCTGGGTGCCGGTTCCAGCGCCCCTGCTAACCCCAACCATcagcaggagctgcaggctAAAATCCTCAGCCTGTTTAACAGCGGCAGCGGAGCGTCAGCAGGCAGCGGTGGGTTGCCGTCTGCCACCTCCCAGTTGCAGGTCTACAGTTCCCACGGTCCACCTCCTTCCCAGAATCCTCCCCGCCCAGCCATGCCCAACCCTCTCCAGGCCGGATCCCAGGCTTACAGCGCCCCATCGGGCCGCATGCCTGTTGCTCCGGGTGGTCAAAGACCCCCCACCGCCGCTTCAGGTATCAATTTTGACAACCCGAGTGTCCAGAAAGCTCTCGACACCCTCATTCACAGTGGACCGTCTCTTAACCACCTGGTGGCTGCGGGCGCCTCCCAGGCCACCCCGAGACCAGCACCTGGTCTGGGCCAGGCGCCATCTATGCCCATGTACCCCCGACACTACTGA
- the ncoa5 gene encoding nuclear receptor coactivator 5 isoform X2 encodes MSRRRSRSASPGRYSRSCSSNDPRDLERRIFVGNLPTSDMEKKDLEDLFSPYGKIVGVSMFRGFGFVQFERIEEAEAAKAAQKGRIYKGYKIDVNMAVERRQAKPQSQQSPPRRTTYGSYGESKEPRGRSRSPVYGREGRDGREPRDSRDGRDSGREPRPGGHSRDHDYRYRGSEGRDKDSRGDPRDPAYSREYYDRYYRSGSGAEDYYRRKEEPYRDPYRDPWNGRREPEADDRARPEERRRNELYRQYYEELQRRYDTDRPVDCSVIVVNKAQNREYAETVGRKVRDLGMVVDLIFLNTEVSLTQALEDVGRARTPFAIIITQQHQVHRSCTVNILFGTPQEHRNMPMQDAMMLVAHNYDAYKAENREKECEEIARKAAKMADDVLLRELDRESHPISVLTAITLLSENRFVTPEELDSLIAYLKDKRARLVRGTADPLSAAVHAPAPAEVPSSAAGLPPSSHSALSAPQPSHLGLGAGSSAPANPNHQQELQAKILSLFNSGSGASAGSGGLPSATSQLQVYSSHGPPPSQNPPRPAMPNPLQAGSQAYSAPSGRMPVAPGGQRPPTAASGINFDNPSVQKALDTLIHSGPSLNHLVAAGASQATPRPAPGLGQAPSMPMYPRHY; translated from the exons ATGTCTCGCCGAAGAAGCCGCAGCGCCTCACCGGGGCGTTATTCACGTTCCTGCAGCAGTAATGACCCCAGAGATTTGGAGAGAAGGATTTTTGTCGGGAATTTGCCGACCTCGGACATGGAAAAGAAGGATTTGGAAGACCTGTTCAGTCCATACGGGAAAATAGTCG GCGTATCCATGTTTCGTGGGTTTGGATTTGTACAATTTGAACGCATTGAGGAAGCCGAAGCTGCAAAGGCGGCCCAAAAGGGCCGAATATATAAAGGTTATAAAATAG atgtAAATATGGCAGTGGAGAGACGGCAAGCTAAACCTCAATCCCAGCAGAGCCCTCCACGAAG GACCACGTACGGCAGTTATGGTGAGAGCAAAGAACCCCGGGGTCGGTCTCGTTCACCTGTGTACGGACGCGAAGGACGTGATGGACGCGAACCTCGGGACAGCCGTGATGGGAGGGACTCGGGGAGGGAGCCGAGGCCAGGCGGCCACTCTCGAGACCACGATTACAGATACCGTGGATCAGAGGGCAGAGACAAGGATTCCCGAGGTGATCCTCGGGATCCAGCATACAG CAGAGAGTACTATGACAGATACTACCGCAGTGGCAGCGGTGCAGAGGACTATTACCGGAGGAAGGAGGAACCCTACAGGGACCCTTACAGAGACCCCTGGAATGGACGCAGAGAGCCAGAGG CTGATGATCGTGCTCGACCAGAGGAGCGTCGGCGTAATGAGCTGTATCGACAATATTATGAAGAACTCCAACGGCGCTACGACACCGACCGTCCCGTCGACTGCTCTGTGATTGTTGTCAACAAAGCACAAAA TAGGGAGTATGCTGAGACGGTTGGGCGGAAGGTCCGGGATCTGGGCATGGTGGTGGATCTGATTTTTCTCAACACAGAAGTGTCACTGACGCAGGCTCTGGAGGACGTAGGCCGAGCCCGCACTCCCTTTGCTATCATCATTACCCAGCAGCACCAGGTCCACCGGTCCTGCACTGTCAACATCTTGTTTGGCACCCCACAAG AGCATCGAAACATGCCAATGCAGGACGCCATGATGCTGGTTGCCCACAACTATGATGCCTACAAGGCAGAAAACCGTGAAAAGGAATGTGAGGAGATTGCCAGAAAGGCTGCCAAGATGGCTGATGACGTTTTACTCAGGGAGCTTGACAGAGAGAGCCACCCCATTTCTGTGCTCACTGCCATCACGCTGCTGTCTGAAAACAG ATTTGTAACTCCTGAGGAGCTGGACAGTCTCATTGCGTACTTGAAGGACAAAAGAGCCCGGCTGGTGCGAGGCACCGCTGACCCTCTTTCAG ctgcagttcaTGCTCCAGCTCCTGCGGAGGTTCCATCGTCGGCTGCTGGACTTCCTCCTTCGTCCCATTCTGCTCTCTCAGCCCCACAGCCGAGCCACCTCGGCCTGGGTGCCGGTTCCAGCGCCCCTGCTAACCCCAACCATcagcaggagctgcaggctAAAATCCTCAGCCTGTTTAACAGCGGCAGCGGAGCGTCAGCAGGCAGCGGTGGGTTGCCGTCTGCCACCTCCCAGTTGCAGGTCTACAGTTCCCACGGTCCACCTCCTTCCCAGAATCCTCCCCGCCCAGCCATGCCCAACCCTCTCCAGGCCGGATCCCAGGCTTACAGCGCCCCATCGGGCCGCATGCCTGTTGCTCCGGGTGGTCAAAGACCCCCCACCGCCGCTTCAGGTATCAATTTTGACAACCCGAGTGTCCAGAAAGCTCTCGACACCCTCATTCACAGTGGACCGTCTCTTAACCACCTGGTGGCTGCGGGCGCCTCCCAGGCCACCCCGAGACCAGCACCTGGTCTGGGCCAGGCGCCATCTATGCCCATGTACCCCCGACACTACTGA